The following coding sequences are from one Natrarchaeobaculum sulfurireducens window:
- a CDS encoding archease has translation MEYELREHTADIAVAASGDSLEAVFGAAADGFAAASCESVPTETGERFSVSVTAESREALLFDYLDELVYLRDVRGELPVDHRVETIDEPADRPNASDDDPAAWSLEATARGVPLTEVAAREIKAVTYSEMRLERVDDGWEAYVVFDV, from the coding sequence ATGGAATACGAACTTCGCGAGCACACCGCCGACATCGCGGTCGCAGCCAGCGGCGACTCGCTCGAGGCAGTCTTCGGGGCGGCAGCCGACGGCTTTGCGGCCGCCTCGTGCGAGTCGGTGCCGACCGAGACGGGCGAACGGTTTTCTGTGTCGGTGACCGCCGAGTCTCGGGAAGCACTGTTGTTCGATTACCTCGACGAACTCGTCTACTTGCGTGACGTCCGTGGGGAACTCCCCGTCGACCATCGCGTCGAGACGATCGACGAGCCTGCAGACCGGCCCAACGCCAGTGACGACGACCCGGCCGCGTGGTCGCTCGAGGCCACCGCCCGCGGCGTCCCCCTCACCGAGGTCGCCGCCCGCGAGATCAAAGCCGTTACCTACTCCGAGATGCGCCTCGAGCGCGTCGACGACGGCTGGGAGGCGTACGTCGTCTTCGACGTCTAG
- a CDS encoding pyridoxamine 5'-phosphate oxidase family protein: MDTVEYTYTTGVSENELEELLVEQGHGTLALADGSDAYAIPLNYHYDGSRFVIRMSDEPESAKIEYAETTETATFVVYEFDEETMSSWSVVIRGRIDRLPQDEQDEYTDTRLNELFPPFRLFDEDVSDVEMVLYELEPIEITGRRTIE; the protein is encoded by the coding sequence ATGGACACTGTCGAATACACGTACACGACGGGTGTTTCCGAGAACGAACTCGAGGAACTGCTGGTGGAACAGGGGCACGGGACGCTCGCGCTGGCGGACGGGAGCGATGCGTACGCGATACCGTTGAACTACCACTACGACGGCTCACGGTTCGTTATTCGAATGAGTGACGAGCCGGAGAGTGCGAAAATCGAATACGCCGAAACGACCGAAACCGCGACGTTCGTCGTCTACGAGTTCGACGAGGAGACGATGTCCTCCTGGAGCGTCGTGATTCGGGGACGGATCGATCGGCTTCCCCAGGATGAACAGGACGAGTACACGGACACGCGGCTCAACGAACTGTTCCCACCGTTCAGACTCTTCGATGAGGATGTTTCCGACGTCGAGATGGTACTGTACGAACTCGAGCCGATCGAAATCACGGGGCGACGGACGATCGAATGA
- a CDS encoding DUF7511 domain-containing protein → MSESSTDRQTAATQPDTDHSGLQHVTVERDDVIVCTMFPQEPSDVDAATHWLTAGPDSFVSLEESR, encoded by the coding sequence ATGTCCGAGTCATCGACCGATCGCCAGACAGCAGCGACCCAGCCAGACACCGACCACTCCGGTCTACAGCACGTCACCGTCGAACGGGATGACGTCATCGTCTGTACGATGTTTCCACAGGAGCCGTCCGACGTAGACGCTGCAACACACTGGCTCACGGCTGGTCCAGACTCGTTCGTCTCGCTCGAGGAGTCTCGATAG
- a CDS encoding GNAT family N-acetyltransferase: MSVNIDSRVVTPGSDAFVEDAWELKEEINRREDVLKQRYDFFSDAYRRSKVHCYLQDGSLIGFAAVRRDGYILFLAVDPENRGDGIGKKLVARVADDHETITCHARTTNENALQFYEHLGFEIKRRIDDYYEDGGDAYYLKLGADVGITDRISDLVRR; encoded by the coding sequence GTGAGCGTCAACATCGACAGTCGTGTCGTCACCCCGGGGAGTGACGCCTTCGTCGAGGATGCCTGGGAACTCAAAGAGGAGATCAACCGCCGGGAGGACGTGCTTAAACAGCGGTATGACTTCTTCAGCGACGCCTATCGCCGCTCGAAGGTCCACTGTTACCTCCAGGACGGCTCGCTCATCGGGTTCGCAGCGGTCAGACGAGACGGTTACATCCTCTTTCTGGCAGTCGACCCGGAGAATCGGGGTGATGGAATCGGCAAAAAGCTCGTCGCGCGCGTGGCCGACGACCACGAGACGATCACCTGTCACGCCCGCACGACCAACGAGAACGCCCTCCAGTTCTACGAACACCTCGGCTTCGAGATCAAACGTCGCATCGACGACTACTACGAAGACGGCGGCGACGCCTACTATCTGAAACTCGGTGCAGACGTAGGCATCACGGATCGCATCTCGGACCTCGTCCGCCGGTAA
- a CDS encoding CDC48 family AAA ATPase, with translation MKLTVKPLKQKDAGRGLAAIDRVSMRELDLENGDYIVIDGKGDGRAVARVWPGYPEDEGRGIVRIDGRLRQEANVGIDDRVTVEPADVKPAKSVTVALPQNLRIRGDIGPLVRDKLSGQAVTEGQTVPFSLSFGPMASSGQSVPLKIASTAPSGTVVITDSTNIEISETPAEQISAGGAPSADGVPNITYEDIGGLDDELDQVREMIELPMRHPELFQQLGIEPPKGVLLHGPPGTGKTLMAKAVANEIDAHFETISGPEIMSKYYGESEEQLREVFEEAEENAPAIIFIDELDSIAAKREEAGGDVERRVVAQLLSLMDGLEERGRVTVIAATNRVDDIDPALRRGGRFDREIEIGVPDKDGRREILQVHTRGMPLTESIDLERYAENTHGFVGADLESLARESAMNALRRIRPELDLESDEIDADVLESLQVTESDFKEALKGIQPSAMREVFVEVPDVTWNDVGGLADTKERLRETIQWPLDYPEVFETMDMEAAKGVLMYGPPGTGKTLLAKAVANEAQSNFISIKGPELLNKYVGESEKGVREIFEKARSNAPTVIFFDEIDSIAGERGRGQTDSGVGERVVSQLLTELDGLEELEDVVVIATTNRPDLIDSALLRPGRLDRHVHVPVPDEGGRKKIFEVHTRNKPLADAIDLEWLAAETEGYVGADIEAVCREASMQASREFITSVDPEEMGDTIENVRISKDHFEHALEEVNPSVTTETRERYEEIEEQFQRAEPAQEQDQLGRTFQ, from the coding sequence ATGAAACTCACCGTCAAACCCCTCAAACAGAAAGACGCAGGCCGCGGGCTGGCCGCGATTGACCGCGTCTCGATGCGTGAACTCGACCTCGAGAACGGGGACTACATCGTCATCGATGGCAAGGGTGACGGGCGGGCCGTCGCTCGCGTCTGGCCCGGCTATCCCGAGGACGAAGGCCGCGGAATCGTCCGGATCGACGGACGACTGCGTCAAGAGGCCAACGTCGGCATCGACGACCGCGTTACCGTCGAGCCAGCCGACGTCAAGCCAGCAAAATCAGTCACCGTTGCGCTCCCCCAGAACCTTCGGATTCGTGGCGACATCGGCCCGCTCGTCCGCGACAAACTCTCCGGACAGGCCGTCACCGAGGGACAGACGGTGCCGTTCTCGCTCTCGTTCGGTCCGATGGCAAGCTCCGGCCAGTCGGTGCCGTTGAAGATCGCGAGCACTGCCCCGAGCGGAACCGTCGTCATCACGGACTCGACGAACATCGAAATCTCCGAGACGCCGGCCGAACAGATCAGCGCTGGCGGCGCTCCATCGGCCGACGGCGTCCCGAACATCACCTACGAGGACATCGGCGGCCTAGACGACGAACTCGATCAGGTCCGTGAGATGATCGAACTGCCGATGCGTCATCCCGAACTCTTCCAGCAACTCGGGATCGAGCCGCCGAAGGGCGTCCTGCTCCACGGCCCGCCGGGCACCGGCAAGACGCTGATGGCGAAAGCCGTCGCCAACGAGATCGACGCCCACTTCGAGACGATCTCTGGTCCAGAGATCATGTCGAAGTACTACGGCGAGTCCGAAGAGCAGCTCCGTGAGGTATTCGAGGAGGCCGAAGAGAACGCGCCCGCGATCATCTTCATCGACGAACTCGACTCGATCGCGGCCAAACGCGAGGAAGCCGGCGGCGACGTCGAACGACGCGTCGTCGCCCAGTTGCTCTCGCTGATGGACGGTCTCGAGGAACGCGGCCGTGTCACCGTCATCGCCGCGACCAACCGCGTCGACGACATCGACCCCGCACTGCGCCGTGGCGGCCGCTTCGACCGCGAAATCGAGATCGGCGTCCCCGACAAGGACGGTCGCCGCGAGATCCTGCAGGTCCACACCCGCGGGATGCCTCTCACCGAGTCGATCGATCTCGAACGCTACGCCGAGAACACCCACGGTTTCGTCGGTGCCGACCTCGAAAGTCTGGCCCGCGAGTCGGCGATGAACGCCCTGCGTCGTATCCGCCCCGAACTCGACCTCGAGTCGGACGAGATCGACGCCGACGTCCTCGAGTCGCTACAGGTGACCGAGAGTGACTTCAAAGAGGCACTCAAGGGGATCCAGCCCTCGGCGATGCGTGAGGTGTTCGTCGAGGTCCCTGACGTCACCTGGAACGACGTCGGCGGCCTGGCGGACACCAAAGAGCGCCTGCGCGAGACCATCCAGTGGCCACTCGACTATCCCGAGGTGTTCGAGACAATGGACATGGAGGCCGCAAAGGGCGTCCTCATGTACGGTCCGCCGGGGACTGGCAAGACATTGCTCGCCAAGGCGGTGGCCAACGAGGCCCAGTCGAACTTCATCTCGATCAAGGGCCCCGAGCTACTGAACAAGTACGTCGGCGAGTCCGAGAAAGGCGTCCGAGAGATCTTCGAGAAGGCGCGGTCGAACGCCCCGACCGTGATCTTCTTCGATGAGATCGATTCGATCGCCGGCGAACGCGGCCGCGGGCAGACCGACTCCGGCGTGGGCGAGCGCGTCGTCTCCCAACTGTTGACCGAACTCGACGGCCTCGAGGAACTCGAGGATGTCGTCGTTATCGCGACGACCAACCGGCCCGACCTGATCGACTCGGCGCTGCTCCGACCCGGACGCCTCGACCGGCACGTCCACGTCCCCGTGCCTGACGAGGGAGGCCGCAAGAAGATCTTCGAGGTGCACACCCGGAACAAGCCGCTTGCGGACGCTATCGACCTCGAGTGGCTCGCCGCCGAGACCGAGGGCTACGTCGGTGCCGACATCGAGGCCGTCTGTCGCGAGGCGTCGATGCAGGCCAGCCGTGAGTTCATCACCTCGGTCGACCCCGAAGAGATGGGAGACACCATCGAGAACGTCCGCATCAGCAAGGACCACTTCGAACACGCACTCGAGGAGGTCAACCCGAGCGTGACGACCGAGACGCGCGAGCGATACGAAGAGATCGAAGAGCAGTTCCAGCGGGCCGAACCCGCACAGGAACAGGACCAGCTGGGCCGGACGTTCCAGTAA
- a CDS encoding HAD family hydrolase, whose product MSAYGKRDRYEAVVYDLDGTLVELDVDWNVVTTAAIEVYESAGVELPSTRLWDLLEEAAGNGLRSEVESTIAAYEREGARSSPRLALADEVHDRSVPVGVCSLNCEAACRLALETHDLADAVDAVVGRDTVATQKPAPEPLLETLGQLEAAPAASLFVGDSRRDELTAQRAGTAFEYVGDGPSGH is encoded by the coding sequence ATGTCAGCGTACGGAAAGCGGGACCGATACGAGGCCGTCGTCTACGATCTCGATGGAACGCTCGTCGAACTCGACGTGGACTGGAATGTCGTCACGACGGCCGCTATCGAGGTATACGAGTCGGCGGGCGTCGAACTACCGAGTACACGCCTGTGGGACCTGCTCGAGGAGGCGGCCGGTAACGGACTTCGTTCAGAAGTCGAGTCGACGATCGCTGCCTACGAACGCGAGGGAGCCCGCTCGTCACCACGACTGGCGCTTGCGGACGAGGTCCACGACCGATCGGTCCCGGTCGGTGTCTGTTCGCTCAACTGCGAGGCGGCCTGCCGGCTGGCACTCGAGACGCACGACCTCGCGGACGCGGTCGATGCGGTCGTCGGACGGGACACCGTGGCGACGCAAAAGCCGGCTCCGGAGCCCCTACTCGAGACGCTGGGCCAGCTCGAGGCCGCACCCGCGGCGTCGCTGTTCGTGGGCGATTCGAGGCGGGACGAACTGACGGCACAGCGGGCAGGGACGGCCTTCGAGTACGTCGGAGACGGTCCGTCAGGTCACTGA
- the panB gene encoding 3-methyl-2-oxobutanoate hydroxymethyltransferase, translated as MSTVRDLQAKAGEEPITMLTAYDAPTASLVDEADVDVILVGDSVGNTSLGYETTLPVTVDDMARHVGAVSRATDEALVVADMPFLSFGVDQPSSIENAGRLIKDAGAEAVKLECGPHTVDLTERLVQLGIPVMSHLGLTPQHVNQYGGYPRQGTDQDAAERILELAVAHEEAGAFSLVLEHVPSNLAAEVTEALETPTIGIGAGPDCDGQVLVVDDVIGLSDWSPSFSKQFGDVRSEIETAVSEYVTAVETGTFPAEEHSHEQDDLEKLY; from the coding sequence ATGTCTACGGTCCGGGATCTGCAGGCCAAAGCGGGGGAGGAACCGATCACGATGTTGACGGCCTACGATGCTCCCACGGCTTCGCTCGTCGACGAGGCCGACGTTGACGTCATCCTCGTCGGGGACAGCGTCGGAAACACGAGCCTCGGCTACGAGACCACCCTTCCAGTTACCGTCGACGACATGGCTCGACACGTCGGTGCTGTCTCGCGGGCGACGGACGAGGCGCTGGTCGTCGCAGACATGCCGTTTCTCTCGTTTGGCGTCGACCAACCGTCGAGCATCGAAAACGCCGGGCGGTTGATCAAAGACGCCGGTGCCGAAGCCGTCAAACTCGAGTGTGGCCCCCATACAGTCGACCTCACGGAGCGACTGGTCCAGCTCGGCATTCCCGTGATGTCCCACCTCGGGTTGACGCCACAGCACGTCAACCAGTACGGTGGCTATCCCCGCCAGGGGACCGACCAGGACGCGGCCGAACGAATACTCGAACTCGCCGTCGCCCACGAAGAGGCGGGAGCGTTCTCACTCGTCCTGGAACACGTCCCATCGAACCTCGCAGCCGAGGTGACCGAGGCGCTCGAGACGCCGACGATCGGCATCGGAGCCGGCCCCGACTGCGACGGGCAGGTGCTGGTCGTCGACGATGTGATCGGCCTAAGCGACTGGTCGCCGTCGTTCTCGAAACAGTTCGGCGACGTCCGCTCGGAGATCGAAACTGCCGTGAGCGAGTACGTCACCGCTGTCGAAACCGGCACCTTCCCCGCCGAAGAACACAGCCACGAACAGGACGATCTCGAGAAGCTGTACTGA
- a CDS encoding DUF7127 family protein, with translation MTLDQFIHDEGTVARRYRYADESVLAVDFGPTAAASVDVVDGTVIVVVDGEQYDIDLPDGADDAHTFMKNGVLTIEVEDSV, from the coding sequence ATGACTCTCGACCAATTCATTCACGACGAGGGTACGGTAGCCCGTCGGTATCGGTACGCCGACGAGTCGGTGCTAGCAGTCGACTTCGGTCCGACGGCAGCGGCCTCGGTCGACGTCGTCGACGGCACCGTCATCGTCGTCGTCGATGGCGAACAGTACGACATCGACCTCCCAGATGGGGCGGACGATGCGCACACGTTTATGAAAAACGGCGTCCTCACTATCGAGGTGGAGGATTCCGTATGA
- a CDS encoding alpha/beta fold hydrolase, producing MTTISHHGRRTAYDVADHGGTGPPICFVHGSGGSRDVWRAQRRLADQYPVVTLDLSGHGESADVDARAGYPTLSAYADDVLAVTDATDARVLVGNSLGGAVVMHALLEREVDVDAAVLTGTGARLGVLDDLLEWLENDFERAVEFLHEPGRLFYDPTPALRTHSMDAMYDCGRAVTHRDFLTCHRFDVRDKISTIDVPVLALCGEQDQLTPPQFHEFLADEIEAATLTPIDDAAHLAMLEQPAAFNDAVTDFLDDILETD from the coding sequence ATGACGACGATCTCACACCACGGCCGCCGAACGGCCTACGACGTCGCCGATCACGGGGGGACTGGTCCACCGATCTGCTTCGTACACGGGAGCGGCGGTTCGAGGGACGTCTGGCGCGCTCAGCGTCGACTCGCCGACCAGTATCCGGTCGTAACGCTCGATCTTAGCGGCCACGGAGAATCAGCCGACGTCGACGCGCGAGCTGGCTATCCGACGCTCTCGGCGTACGCAGACGACGTTCTCGCCGTCACGGACGCGACCGACGCTCGAGTCCTCGTCGGAAACTCACTCGGCGGCGCTGTCGTCATGCACGCGCTATTAGAACGCGAGGTGGACGTCGACGCTGCCGTCTTGACGGGAACGGGTGCGCGCCTCGGTGTCCTGGATGACCTCCTCGAGTGGCTGGAGAACGATTTCGAGCGGGCCGTCGAGTTCCTCCACGAACCTGGTCGACTCTTCTACGACCCCACTCCAGCGCTCCGGACGCACTCGATGGACGCGATGTACGACTGCGGCCGCGCCGTTACACACCGTGATTTCCTGACGTGCCATCGGTTCGACGTCAGAGACAAGATTTCGACTATCGACGTCCCCGTACTTGCGCTGTGCGGCGAGCAGGATCAGCTGACGCCGCCACAGTTTCACGAGTTTCTCGCAGACGAGATCGAGGCCGCAACGCTCACACCAATCGACGACGCAGCACACCTCGCGATGCTCGAGCAACCGGCGGCGTTCAACGACGCCGTCACCGACTTTCTCGACGATATCCTCGAGACCGACTAA
- a CDS encoding DUF5822 domain-containing protein codes for MPEPVETTAPDGVDYGWVMQTTFVVTILVGAPLVALLSANADLPTWGARAEFAIRVGAPVWLLTSLVVFAYAKRKRDDQ; via the coding sequence GTGCCAGAGCCCGTCGAAACGACCGCTCCCGACGGCGTTGATTACGGTTGGGTGATGCAGACGACGTTCGTCGTGACGATCCTGGTCGGCGCACCGCTGGTCGCGTTGCTCTCGGCGAACGCCGATCTCCCGACCTGGGGCGCCCGCGCCGAGTTCGCGATCCGCGTGGGAGCCCCCGTCTGGTTGCTCACGTCGCTCGTCGTCTTCGCGTACGCAAAACGCAAGCGAGACGATCAGTGA
- a CDS encoding peroxiredoxin, producing MLQVGEDAPEFELPNQHGDPVRRSDFDGRLVVYFYPRANTDGCTTEANEFNEELSTFAAQDVDVVGISDDPVEDLAEFAADLDLEFDLLSDELGEVATLYESYGEKQLFGNTFDGVFRNTYVVGPDGRIEAVYENVSPDGHAGAVLDDLTEFVAP from the coding sequence ATGCTCCAGGTAGGCGAGGATGCACCAGAATTCGAACTGCCCAATCAGCACGGCGACCCCGTCCGGCGCTCTGACTTCGACGGCCGGCTCGTCGTCTACTTCTACCCCCGCGCAAACACGGACGGCTGTACGACCGAGGCTAACGAGTTCAACGAGGAACTTTCGACGTTCGCTGCACAGGACGTCGACGTCGTCGGCATCAGCGACGATCCCGTCGAGGACCTCGCCGAGTTCGCTGCCGATCTCGACCTCGAGTTCGACTTGCTGTCGGACGAGCTCGGCGAGGTCGCTACGCTGTATGAGTCCTACGGGGAAAAGCAGCTGTTCGGCAACACGTTCGACGGCGTCTTCCGGAACACCTACGTCGTCGGCCCGGACGGTCGCATCGAGGCGGTCTACGAAAACGTCTCGCCCGACGGTCACGCTGGCGCTGTGCTGGACGACCTCACTGAATTTGTCGCACCCTGA
- the priS gene encoding DNA primase small subunit PriS has translation MEERTRAYLRGRFRDHYRRTEITPPPAANEREWGFIPWTDGPGTTMVRHRSLLELGDVSSFLVRKRPRHVYFSAGRFRDPGAKSMHEKDWQSADLVFDLDADHLPSVTLGDDSYAEMLAKCKAALERLLDFLEDDFGFEDLEIVFSGGRGYHVHVRDENVRHLEREHRREIVDYVRGIGLDFEELIETETVAGLGRKTPTERRTLRIDGGWGKRTHEHFMTFIDELLAMDDADALERLQEFDGIGEGKATATLNAARNNHDGLEAGNVTVHTAVAQLAERFASETVERDNAPIDEPVTTDTNRLIRLPGSLHGGSGLETVRLERDELDDFDPLVDAVPETFVGQEIAVDVTDGGTVELGGDRFTVSEGDQSLPEYVAVFLMARGRAEKEKE, from the coding sequence ATGGAGGAGCGAACGAGGGCCTATCTTCGGGGGCGATTTCGGGATCACTACCGGCGAACGGAGATCACACCGCCACCTGCGGCCAACGAACGCGAGTGGGGATTTATCCCCTGGACAGACGGCCCCGGGACCACGATGGTTCGCCACCGTTCGCTGCTCGAACTCGGCGACGTCTCGTCGTTTCTCGTCCGCAAGCGACCGCGACACGTCTACTTCTCCGCCGGCCGGTTTCGCGACCCCGGCGCGAAGTCGATGCACGAGAAAGACTGGCAGTCCGCCGACCTCGTTTTCGACTTAGACGCCGACCACCTCCCCTCGGTCACGCTCGGCGACGACTCCTACGCCGAGATGCTCGCAAAGTGTAAAGCCGCCCTCGAGCGCCTACTCGACTTTCTCGAAGACGATTTCGGCTTCGAGGACCTCGAGATCGTCTTCTCCGGTGGCCGTGGCTATCACGTCCACGTTCGCGACGAGAACGTCCGCCATCTCGAACGCGAACACCGCCGCGAAATCGTCGACTACGTTCGCGGAATCGGTCTCGACTTCGAGGAGTTGATCGAGACCGAAACGGTCGCTGGTCTCGGACGCAAAACGCCGACCGAACGCCGTACGCTCCGGATCGATGGGGGCTGGGGAAAACGTACCCACGAACACTTCATGACGTTCATCGACGAGCTGCTCGCGATGGACGACGCAGATGCCCTCGAACGGTTACAGGAGTTCGACGGGATCGGCGAGGGGAAGGCGACGGCGACGCTAAACGCTGCCCGGAACAACCATGACGGGCTCGAGGCGGGCAACGTGACGGTTCACACGGCGGTCGCTCAGCTCGCCGAACGCTTCGCGAGCGAGACCGTCGAACGGGACAACGCGCCGATCGACGAGCCGGTGACGACGGATACGAACCGGCTTATTCGACTCCCGGGAAGTCTCCACGGCGGTAGCGGCCTCGAGACGGTCCGGCTCGAGCGCGACGAACTCGACGACTTCGACCCGCTCGTCGACGCCGTTCCCGAGACGTTCGTCGGCCAAGAGATCGCCGTCGACGTCACGGACGGTGGGACGGTCGAGCTGGGAGGAGATAGGTTTACAGTCTCTGAGGGAGACCAGTCACTACCCGAATACGTCGCCGTATTCTTGATGGCACGAGGTCGGGCTGAAAAGGAGAAAGAATGA
- a CDS encoding DNA replication complex subunit Gins51 — protein sequence MNLDELRSVQSTERTKDSLQNLRPSFYQEVGEYIVDLEAERDRLAAQVDDPFSSPEVGRLTDEIETAKDVVEAIYERRMGKLVKQASLAAAGMHADDEGLTAEEQDLFSDLVDRIGSNKSRVLDVLEGNASEPVSQNAGAESTDDAADPEVGTETSSIPPEPDSSDEPPVPPEVPPSADDSSGLSPVDAMGGGPPLEDNHGDEQPQTPDDPASGDRTETGSGPAGKPSPEHGEPENGQSADDSTGIPGTDVDRATVRITQDLGSILGVDAREYVLETDDIVTLPEENAAPLIEREAAERLE from the coding sequence ATGAATCTAGACGAGTTGCGCTCGGTCCAGAGCACGGAGCGAACGAAGGATAGCCTCCAGAACCTTCGCCCGTCGTTCTACCAGGAGGTCGGCGAGTACATCGTCGACCTGGAGGCCGAGCGCGACCGACTCGCAGCGCAGGTCGACGACCCGTTCTCCTCGCCGGAGGTCGGTCGGCTCACCGACGAGATCGAGACGGCCAAAGACGTCGTCGAGGCCATCTACGAGCGCCGGATGGGAAAACTCGTCAAGCAGGCCAGTCTCGCCGCCGCCGGGATGCACGCAGACGACGAGGGTCTGACGGCCGAAGAACAGGACCTCTTTTCCGACCTCGTCGACCGGATCGGGTCGAACAAGTCCCGCGTCCTGGACGTCCTCGAGGGCAATGCCTCCGAGCCGGTCTCGCAAAACGCCGGCGCTGAGTCAACCGATGACGCTGCCGATCCCGAGGTCGGCACCGAAACGTCGTCGATCCCTCCCGAACCCGACTCCAGTGACGAGCCACCCGTCCCGCCGGAAGTCCCTCCGAGTGCGGACGACTCGAGCGGACTTTCTCCTGTCGATGCGATGGGCGGTGGCCCACCGCTCGAGGATAACCACGGTGACGAGCAGCCACAGACGCCGGACGATCCCGCCTCGGGAGACCGAACCGAAACCGGTAGCGGACCAGCCGGGAAGCCGTCTCCCGAACACGGCGAGCCTGAGAACGGCCAGTCAGCCGACGACTCTACCGGCATTCCCGGTACGGACGTCGATCGAGCGACAGTTCGGATCACGCAGGATCTGGGCTCGATTCTCGGTGTCGACGCCCGCGAGTACGTCCTCGAGACCGACGACATCGTAACGTTGCCGGAAGAAAACGCCGCACCGCTGATCGAACGAGAAGCGGCCGAACGACTCGAGTAA
- a CDS encoding HAD family hydrolase, producing the protein MERYDLVYRLYDEHDTKTLQEFQEFVDVFPPVDSRVALEHWQDATEELEARKDEIRSSFAAGETFAELAARATRDQAFTALDLEAKYDRAVNVLVLDVDETLRSAGGTDNEIPRETLHMLTEFYEAGVPIVICTGQTLENVKGFAIQGLGSEIVHSGDLSIVYEAGTGVFTPGHGAETKQLLYEDLDAEIRDVFDDVRSRILPEAPERLRRGCHLQGNEFNVTMKPNYETGSSNAREIIDEALVYLIDLLADAIGVAVVEDENETDHAVGDNGDQRIAGQPIRDWTRAFYADQDPEIRAVLEGEGAYPELDSPTIPEDLVNVLERIDVAYYEADAAEIGSLELNKVVGVERALTVLDVADPFALVMGDSKSDLRVMEWVDENDTGIAAAPEHASRDTLEHVLETDELVFDRGKSVDVLRTIYALNRLARLE; encoded by the coding sequence ATGGAGCGCTACGATCTCGTCTACCGACTTTACGACGAGCACGATACGAAGACGCTACAGGAGTTCCAAGAGTTCGTCGACGTCTTTCCGCCGGTCGATTCCCGGGTCGCCCTCGAGCACTGGCAGGACGCGACCGAAGAACTCGAGGCGCGCAAAGACGAGATTCGATCCTCGTTCGCTGCCGGGGAAACGTTCGCGGAACTGGCCGCGCGGGCGACGCGCGATCAGGCGTTTACGGCTCTCGATCTCGAGGCCAAGTACGACCGGGCGGTGAACGTCCTCGTTCTCGACGTCGATGAGACGCTTCGATCTGCGGGTGGCACGGACAACGAAATTCCACGGGAGACGCTGCACATGCTGACGGAGTTTTACGAAGCCGGCGTCCCGATCGTGATCTGTACGGGCCAGACGTTAGAGAACGTCAAGGGCTTCGCGATACAGGGGTTGGGCAGCGAGATCGTCCACTCTGGTGATCTCTCGATCGTCTACGAGGCTGGAACGGGCGTGTTTACGCCGGGCCACGGCGCGGAAACCAAACAACTACTCTACGAGGACCTAGACGCCGAAATCAGGGACGTCTTCGACGACGTCCGTTCACGAATTCTTCCCGAAGCGCCCGAGCGCCTCCGCCGTGGCTGTCACCTGCAGGGCAACGAGTTCAACGTCACGATGAAACCGAACTACGAGACGGGGTCCTCGAACGCCCGTGAAATCATCGACGAGGCCCTGGTCTACCTGATCGACCTGCTCGCGGATGCCATCGGCGTCGCCGTGGTTGAAGACGAGAACGAGACAGACCATGCGGTGGGCGATAACGGCGACCAGAGAATCGCTGGCCAACCGATCAGAGACTGGACCCGCGCGTTCTACGCCGACCAGGACCCGGAGATCAGGGCCGTCCTCGAGGGAGAAGGCGCGTATCCCGAACTCGATTCGCCGACGATACCCGAAGACCTCGTGAACGTCCTCGAGCGGATCGACGTCGCCTACTACGAAGCCGATGCAGCCGAGATCGGCAGCCTCGAGTTGAACAAGGTCGTTGGCGTCGAACGTGCGCTTACCGTTCTCGACGTCGCCGATCCGTTCGCGCTCGTGATGGGCGATTCGAAGAGCGACCTGCGCGTGATGGAGTGGGTAGACGAAAACGACACCGGCATCGCTGCAGCGCCGGAACACGCCTCGCGCGACACCTTAGAGCACGTTCTCGAGACCGACGAACTGGTCTTCGACCGCGGCAAGAGCGTCGACGTACTGCGGACGATTTACGCCCTCAACCGCCTCGCACGGCTCGAGTGA